AAAACGTGCGCGCCAAAACGTAACAGCGCGTAAACACAACGCAAGCTTGCGTTCTATGGTTCGTACTTACATCAAGCGTACTTTAAGTGCAATCGCTGGTGGTGATTATGCAGTTGCTACAGAAGCTTATAAAAAAGCTGTTCCTGTAATCGACCGCATGGCTGATAAAGGCATCATCCACAAAAATAAAGCTGCTCGTCATAAGAGCCGTTTAAATGCTCAAGTTAAAGCGTTAGCTAACTAAT
This window of the Acinetobacter sp. XH1741 genome carries:
- the rpsT gene encoding 30S ribosomal protein S20, with protein sequence MANSAQAKKRARQNVTARKHNASLRSMVRTYIKRTLSAIAGGDYAVATEAYKKAVPVIDRMADKGIIHKNKAARHKSRLNAQVKALAN